The following coding sequences are from one Methanosarcina sp. WWM596 window:
- a CDS encoding glycoside hydrolase family 57 protein produces the protein MTSLCMYFQVHQPFRLRRFWPDDRAGFFRYFDERSNREIFERVTHKCYLPANRALLDSLDEHKGEFRFSLSITGTLLEQCELWGKEVLESFRQMAETGAVEFLDETCYHSLSSLFDDKTEFIEEVKEHRKMVFDLLGVKPQVFRNTELLYNNTIAKIASELGYKAILTEGADHMLDGRSPNVLYMAKGSGLPILFRNYKLSDDIGYRFSARWWEGYPLTAEKWASWASGVKEDCVNIFMDYETFGEHQWEETGIFKFLERLPAEVLKNGMEFSTPVEIARKYSPVAEIDIGDFSTISWADMERDTSAWLGNDMQRRCFEEIKLLEPFVRKTGDPEILRIWKHLLTSDHYYYMCTKWLGDGDVHSYFSVHSTPFEAAVNFMAVLMDFKARVFRSLMQ, from the coding sequence ATGACCTCTCTTTGTATGTACTTTCAGGTACATCAGCCTTTCAGGCTGCGCAGGTTCTGGCCTGATGACAGGGCTGGCTTTTTCCGCTATTTTGATGAAAGAAGCAACAGGGAGATTTTTGAAAGAGTAACTCATAAATGTTACCTCCCTGCAAATAGGGCTCTCCTGGACTCCCTCGACGAGCATAAAGGAGAGTTCAGATTTTCCCTGTCGATTACTGGTACACTGCTTGAACAATGCGAACTCTGGGGAAAAGAGGTACTTGAGAGTTTCCGGCAGATGGCGGAAACAGGAGCAGTAGAGTTTCTGGACGAGACATGTTATCATTCTCTCTCAAGCCTTTTTGACGACAAAACAGAGTTTATTGAAGAAGTAAAGGAACACCGAAAAATGGTTTTCGACCTCCTTGGGGTCAAACCTCAGGTATTCCGAAACACCGAACTTCTTTACAATAACACCATAGCAAAGATTGCTTCCGAGCTTGGGTACAAAGCGATCCTTACAGAAGGAGCAGACCATATGCTTGACGGGAGGTCTCCCAACGTACTCTACATGGCAAAAGGTTCAGGCCTGCCCATTCTTTTCAGGAACTACAAGCTGAGCGACGATATAGGGTACCGTTTTTCGGCAAGGTGGTGGGAAGGATATCCACTTACTGCGGAAAAATGGGCGTCGTGGGCTTCAGGGGTTAAGGAGGACTGCGTCAATATTTTTATGGACTACGAGACTTTTGGAGAGCACCAGTGGGAAGAAACCGGAATTTTTAAATTCCTGGAAAGACTGCCTGCAGAAGTCCTCAAAAATGGAATGGAATTCAGCACTCCTGTAGAGATTGCCAGAAAATATTCCCCTGTAGCCGAGATCGATATTGGAGACTTTTCAACTATTTCCTGGGCTGATATGGAACGTGATACCAGTGCGTGGCTTGGAAACGACATGCAAAGGCGTTGTTTTGAGGAAATAAAATTGCTTGAGCCTTTTGTGAGAAAAACAGGAGACCCCGAAATCCTGCGTATATGGAAGCACCTGTTGACTTCGGACCACTATTACTATATGTGTACCAAGTGGCTCGGGGATGGAGATGTGCATTCTTATTTCAGTGTCCACTCCACACCTTTCGAGGCAGCAGTAAACTTTATGGCAGTACTTATGGACTTCAAGGCTCGTGTATTCAGGAGCTTAATGCAATAA
- a CDS encoding V4R domain-containing protein, protein MVRDLCMFAGFNEDLQIVWFKVTYSKEPGSLSLITDFLEKENAFIMFGHLDNITQETGEYSIFAEFKKDVDIENLVRKIGELEVVNSVEYGVSEFGMIYSVDFPLNVIGARGVMARALTIVDIIKTLNQSVPHAEGLLTLSGLRGGSHAAKYFKSIMPINNSNFASMIAELFRAVGWGILEIECNPETYEGKIIVKDSFIADVYGASDQPVCAFMSGYLAGCLTEYFGKNISVREVSCKATGKNVCEHIISLAPSGGNQEHQLRGDPR, encoded by the coding sequence ATGGTTAGAGACTTATGCATGTTTGCAGGGTTTAATGAAGATTTGCAGATTGTATGGTTCAAGGTTACCTATTCTAAAGAGCCTGGCTCTTTATCCTTAATAACTGATTTTCTTGAAAAAGAGAACGCATTCATTATGTTCGGGCACCTTGATAACATTACACAGGAGACAGGAGAGTATTCAATATTTGCAGAGTTTAAGAAAGATGTGGATATAGAGAATCTTGTCCGAAAGATAGGGGAACTTGAAGTTGTAAATTCAGTGGAATATGGGGTTTCAGAATTCGGGATGATATACTCTGTTGATTTCCCCCTGAATGTTATAGGAGCCAGGGGAGTTATGGCAAGGGCACTCACAATTGTCGATATCATCAAAACCCTCAACCAGAGTGTGCCACACGCAGAAGGGCTTCTTACCCTATCCGGACTGCGAGGGGGAAGTCATGCCGCAAAATATTTTAAGAGTATCATGCCTATTAATAACAGTAACTTCGCGAGTATGATTGCAGAGTTATTCAGAGCTGTAGGATGGGGAATACTGGAAATCGAATGCAATCCCGAAACCTATGAAGGAAAGATCATTGTTAAAGACTCGTTTATAGCCGATGTTTATGGAGCTTCGGACCAGCCAGTCTGTGCCTTCATGAGCGGCTACCTTGCGGGTTGCCTGACCGAATATTTCGGTAAGAACATAAGTGTGAGGGAAGTCAGCTGTAAAGCCACAGGAAAGAATGTCTGCGAACATATAATCTCTCTGGCGCCCTCCGGTGGAAATCAGGAACACCAGCTAAGAGGGGACCCCCGGTGA
- a CDS encoding glycoside hydrolase family 15 protein — MIKQPNVILGNDELLVTMGRKGDILGLFYPRRDHAQHVDESLACIHTGERLFWTNDNDWHSIQNYIEDTNIVSTKLYHDSGIRISILDLVHPEVPVLIRRFKVQSQQKMSGKFFYYSNLNVGETSKKNSGFCDTEARLLAQYWQNYYIGIYALPEFTEWQIGKAMDTIWWTNSKYDMEDGKLQRNKEDIGNINNAVGWDLELEADGANEFVIFIGAASSRSLLYKRMHELSKLPLEHIFEKTREYWVMWLAKKYVLKMPGLEGHNNLRQELFNAYNRALLMLYLLNDREHGSFVAAPEFDSNFEKCGGYGFCWNRDTSEVVLALKHSGYPDYCDRFFKWCIRTQLPNGSWFQRYWLNGDIAPSWGNFDYSTQIDETGSTLHAMDVYYRILEGLKKVEFLEEVWVSVLRAAEYLMKRTKSGLHESCMDLWETYYGVFTYTNASIYAGLMGASHLAEENGESGMARRWKKRAEFIKRATIDRFWLQEGYFAKGIINEKLDKTIDASVLGAYIPFGMLSPKDPVERDMILFLIENIQKKLSIPINAGNGIKRYENDSYIDGNPWIITTLWLSEAMFAFVLDLPNGKEGPYAEDLKKLTNEGIKCLRWALAGATSTGLLPEQVDKSTGKPAWAIPLGWSGSLMLDNILLLDKICRRNAGNHE, encoded by the coding sequence GTGATCAAACAACCTAATGTCATTCTCGGAAATGATGAACTGCTTGTGACAATGGGCAGAAAGGGAGATATTTTAGGCTTATTTTATCCCCGTAGAGACCATGCCCAGCACGTAGATGAATCTCTCGCCTGTATTCATACAGGGGAAAGGCTTTTCTGGACAAATGATAACGATTGGCACTCTATTCAGAACTATATCGAAGATACCAATATCGTATCTACAAAACTCTACCATGACTCCGGGATAAGGATCTCGATTCTTGACCTTGTGCATCCTGAAGTGCCTGTCCTTATCCGCAGGTTTAAGGTTCAGTCCCAGCAAAAAATGTCAGGAAAATTCTTCTACTATTCAAATTTGAACGTAGGGGAAACTTCCAAGAAAAACTCAGGATTTTGCGATACGGAAGCTCGCTTGCTTGCACAATACTGGCAAAATTACTATATAGGAATCTATGCCCTGCCGGAGTTTACGGAATGGCAGATCGGAAAGGCTATGGACACCATATGGTGGACAAATTCTAAATACGATATGGAAGACGGAAAGCTGCAGCGGAATAAGGAAGATATCGGAAATATCAACAACGCTGTTGGCTGGGACCTTGAACTGGAAGCTGACGGAGCAAATGAATTTGTCATCTTTATAGGGGCTGCATCTTCCCGGAGCCTCCTGTATAAGAGAATGCATGAGTTATCCAAACTACCCCTGGAACACATCTTTGAAAAGACACGGGAATACTGGGTGATGTGGCTAGCAAAAAAATACGTGCTCAAGATGCCCGGACTTGAAGGACATAATAATCTGCGCCAGGAGTTATTCAATGCATATAACCGGGCTCTTCTCATGCTTTATCTCTTGAACGACCGTGAACACGGGTCCTTTGTGGCTGCTCCGGAGTTCGATTCCAATTTTGAGAAATGCGGTGGATATGGGTTTTGCTGGAACAGGGATACCTCGGAGGTCGTGCTTGCTCTCAAGCATTCTGGATATCCAGATTATTGTGACAGATTTTTCAAGTGGTGTATCCGGACCCAGCTCCCCAATGGTTCATGGTTCCAGCGTTACTGGCTCAATGGAGACATAGCTCCTTCCTGGGGAAATTTTGACTATTCAACCCAGATAGATGAGACCGGATCCACACTTCATGCCATGGATGTATATTACAGGATTCTCGAAGGCCTCAAAAAGGTTGAGTTTCTGGAAGAAGTCTGGGTCTCCGTGCTCAGAGCTGCCGAATACCTGATGAAAAGGACCAAGTCCGGACTGCATGAAAGCTGTATGGACCTCTGGGAGACTTATTACGGAGTTTTCACCTACACTAATGCCTCGATCTATGCAGGGCTCATGGGCGCTTCCCACCTTGCAGAAGAAAACGGCGAGTCTGGCATGGCAAGACGCTGGAAGAAAAGGGCTGAGTTCATCAAGCGGGCTACAATTGACCGTTTCTGGCTTCAGGAAGGTTACTTTGCAAAAGGAATCATCAATGAGAAACTGGACAAAACCATTGATGCAAGCGTCCTTGGGGCCTATATACCCTTTGGAATGCTCTCCCCGAAAGACCCTGTGGAAAGGGATATGATTCTTTTCCTGATCGAAAATATCCAGAAAAAGCTCTCAATTCCTATCAATGCGGGTAATGGAATCAAACGTTACGAAAATGACAGTTACATCGATGGAAATCCCTGGATAATAACCACCCTCTGGCTTTCGGAGGCTATGTTTGCTTTTGTCCTCGATCTCCCCAATGGAAAAGAGGGGCCGTATGCCGAAGATTTGAAAAAATTGACCAATGAAGGAATTAAATGTCTGAGATGGGCTCTGGCCGGAGCAACAAGCACAGGACTTCTCCCTGAACAGGTGGACAAGTCTACAGGAAAACCAGCCTGGGCGATCCCTCTTGGCTGGAGCGGTTCTCTCATGCTTGACAATATCCTTCTCCTTGATAAAATTTGCAGAAGAAATGCAGGAAATCATGAATAA
- the serS gene encoding serine--tRNA ligase — protein sequence MLELKFVRNNPDIVGRALINRNMGTELIDSLLEYDVAWRKCSAEGDSLKHKRNVVTREIAQLKKEKKDTVSKINEMQGINNRIKEIDEKIREYKSKINEIMLSIPNIPSEMTPVGKDENDNPVLRVVGEPREFTFTPKPHWEIGEALDILDFERGAKIAGQGFTVYKGMGAKLERALINFMLDVHTDQGYLEVFPPVLINEKAMTGTGQLPKFKDDMYVCSADGYYLAPTAEVPVTNLFMDEYMENLPVFLTAYTACFRREAGKHGQDTRGIIRQHQFNKVELVKFVKPETSYEELEKLTLDAEEILKLLKIPYRVVSLCTGDLGFSAAKTYDIEVWVPAQKKYREISSCSNFENFQARRANIRFRTPEGPQFVHTLNGSGLAVGRTVVAILENYQREDGSVEIPEVLRPYLGGAKEISKI from the coding sequence ATGCTGGAACTCAAATTTGTACGTAATAACCCCGACATAGTTGGGCGTGCCCTTATTAACAGGAATATGGGCACCGAGCTTATAGATAGCCTTCTTGAATATGACGTGGCCTGGAGGAAATGTAGCGCCGAGGGCGATAGCCTGAAGCATAAACGCAATGTGGTCACCCGCGAGATAGCGCAGCTTAAGAAGGAAAAGAAGGACACTGTATCCAAAATAAATGAGATGCAGGGCATCAATAATCGTATTAAAGAAATTGATGAGAAGATACGAGAATATAAATCAAAGATAAATGAGATAATGCTCAGCATCCCCAATATCCCATCTGAGATGACGCCTGTAGGCAAGGATGAGAATGACAATCCGGTCTTAAGGGTAGTTGGAGAACCGAGAGAATTTACTTTCACTCCAAAGCCTCACTGGGAGATAGGGGAGGCACTGGATATACTTGACTTTGAGAGAGGAGCAAAGATAGCAGGTCAGGGCTTTACAGTCTATAAAGGCATGGGTGCGAAGCTTGAAAGAGCGCTCATAAACTTCATGCTTGATGTACACACAGACCAGGGTTATCTCGAAGTTTTCCCACCTGTGCTTATCAATGAAAAAGCCATGACCGGCACTGGGCAGTTGCCAAAGTTCAAAGATGACATGTATGTATGCAGCGCTGACGGCTATTATCTTGCACCTACCGCAGAAGTCCCGGTGACCAACCTCTTCATGGACGAGTATATGGAAAATCTGCCGGTATTCCTTACAGCGTATACCGCCTGCTTCAGGCGTGAGGCGGGAAAACATGGTCAAGATACAAGAGGCATCATCCGCCAGCACCAGTTCAATAAGGTTGAACTTGTCAAGTTCGTGAAACCGGAAACATCTTATGAAGAACTGGAAAAACTCACCCTCGATGCTGAGGAGATTCTCAAACTCCTGAAAATACCGTATCGCGTCGTAAGCCTTTGCACTGGTGACCTTGGATTCTCAGCAGCCAAGACTTACGACATCGAGGTATGGGTACCCGCACAGAAAAAGTACCGGGAGATATCCTCGTGCTCGAACTTCGAGAACTTCCAGGCCAGGAGAGCAAACATCCGTTTCAGAACCCCTGAAGGCCCGCAGTTCGTCCACACGCTTAACGGTTCAGGACTTGCTGTCGGCAGGACCGTCGTTGCGATACTGGAGAACTACCAGCGTGAGGATGGAAGTGTGGAGATTCCGGAAGTTCTCAGACCGTATCTGGGAGGAGCCAAAGAAATCAGCAAAATTTGA
- the sppA gene encoding signal peptide peptidase SppA, which produces MNDENVNSEGMDSKNTSPGEASGDDLSRSSASNKKETIIPEGGISESTIKVNSSNSDATPERKAAEKTDSQELSPRDPDNKIIEKESLSMNSGSSPSLQKKKRSDTSYVVVLLALVTVIIISMAAIFYGLGFGGNFGASEEIAVIYVQGTMLTGNVPAGLGYATSEEISENIHSAVADENVKAIVLRINSGGGSPAAAQEISIEIKKAQEQGVPVIVSMGDLGASAAYYISAPADYIFANPSTNTGSIGVIWTFENKSSYYEKEGIDYYISKSGEFKDMGGSSRGLTDEEKEYADSVVMESYENFVTQIAEGRNMKRSEVKKLADGRIYTGSRAKELGLVDDFGNLYDAIDKAAEMGNIQGEPRVVYMNRASLSSLLLGSDSGNSGEDTSQFVNYFEKSPYGKILAYMS; this is translated from the coding sequence ATGAATGATGAAAATGTAAACTCAGAAGGTATGGATTCAAAAAACACGAGTCCAGGAGAGGCATCTGGAGACGACCTTTCGAGAAGTAGTGCTTCCAATAAAAAAGAGACTATTATCCCTGAAGGGGGTATTTCAGAAAGTACTATTAAGGTAAATTCATCAAATTCCGATGCTACTCCTGAAAGAAAGGCGGCGGAAAAAACGGATTCTCAGGAACTTTCTCCCCGGGACCCGGATAATAAAATTATTGAAAAAGAGAGTTTAAGCATGAATTCAGGCTCTTCTCCTTCCCTACAGAAAAAGAAACGCAGTGACACGTCCTACGTTGTAGTCTTACTGGCTCTGGTTACTGTCATTATAATCAGTATGGCTGCTATCTTCTACGGGCTCGGCTTCGGAGGAAATTTTGGGGCTTCCGAAGAGATAGCAGTAATTTATGTGCAGGGCACCATGCTCACTGGAAATGTTCCTGCAGGGCTCGGCTATGCAACTTCGGAAGAAATTTCAGAAAACATTCACTCTGCTGTAGCGGATGAAAACGTCAAGGCAATCGTACTCAGGATAAATAGTGGAGGAGGGTCTCCCGCAGCCGCTCAGGAAATATCAATAGAGATCAAGAAAGCCCAGGAACAGGGTGTCCCAGTTATTGTTTCCATGGGAGACCTGGGAGCCAGCGCTGCCTATTATATCTCTGCACCAGCAGATTACATATTTGCAAATCCCTCCACAAATACGGGATCTATTGGAGTTATCTGGACCTTTGAGAATAAGTCTTCTTACTACGAAAAGGAAGGTATAGATTATTACATTTCAAAGTCAGGAGAATTCAAAGATATGGGAGGGTCCTCAAGAGGGCTTACGGACGAAGAAAAAGAATACGCTGATAGCGTTGTCATGGAGAGCTATGAAAACTTTGTAACCCAGATTGCAGAAGGGCGTAATATGAAACGGAGTGAAGTAAAAAAGCTTGCTGACGGGCGCATATATACTGGATCCAGAGCAAAAGAGCTTGGGCTTGTGGACGACTTTGGAAACCTCTATGATGCAATTGATAAGGCTGCAGAAATGGGGAATATACAGGGTGAACCAAGGGTTGTGTATATGAACAGGGCAAGCCTTTCAAGTTTACTTCTCGGTTCGGATTCTGGCAATTCCGGAGAGGACACCAGTCAATTTGTCAATTATTTTGAGAAAAGCCCCTACGGCAAGATTCTCGCCTATATGAGCTAA
- the metG gene encoding methionine--tRNA ligase has translation MSNSSSKPVLVTCGLPYANGKAHIGHLRTYVPADIFARSLRKEGREVAFVCGSDTHGTPIVVNAEELGITPKELVEVYHKHFDETFKQLGVYFDAFGTTDDPENHHRTMQIVNRLIEKGYVYPKIIEIAYCPKCNRFLPDRYVEGACPHCGETARGDECDQGCGKHLEPGELLNPVCTICGGPAEYRQQEHFFFKLSEFSDYLMDYLSNDLGGTTNAINYALGWVKQGLTDWCITRNLEWGVKFPGHEDLVVYVWVDAPIGYMAFTEEWAAKTGDSWEKFWKEDGEIVHFIGGDITYHHCIFWPAMLKGADYSVPTAVVASGMVKIEEKKFSKTRGYVVWVGEDYLDHGFHPDLLRYYLASYTSHTKELNFSWRVLQEKINTELVAVFGNFLYRTMLFAFKNYGEVPEGKLEPEISAEIEKVINEVKAAMAEYEFKKAVDSAMALASFGNIYFQSHEPWRLIKEDRAACGQVLYNCLHLAKALSIIFEPVLSQTMETAWKGLGQESDIHAVQYEEALVPLKAGTKLAKPELLFTKLEDDRIGEMEEIANQRVKAADAKKIAAKGSEKEPSKSDGMGPAEEAKPAEKAKDAAKTEENGQIETLPMINYEDFAKLDIRVGKVLLVEPIKKSKKLLRVEVDIGEEKPRQLVAGMASYYTPEELIGKNVVILANLKPVKLCGVESNGMMLAADDGGAIVAALMPDKDIKPGSRIR, from the coding sequence ATGTCAAACTCATCCAGTAAACCCGTACTTGTCACCTGTGGCCTGCCCTATGCCAACGGAAAGGCCCATATCGGGCATCTCCGGACCTATGTGCCCGCTGATATTTTTGCCCGCTCCCTGCGGAAGGAAGGAAGGGAGGTTGCCTTTGTTTGCGGTTCGGATACCCATGGCACCCCAATCGTCGTAAACGCCGAAGAGCTCGGGATTACCCCTAAAGAACTGGTAGAAGTCTATCATAAACACTTTGATGAAACTTTCAAGCAGCTTGGAGTTTACTTTGACGCTTTTGGGACAACCGATGACCCTGAAAATCATCACCGGACCATGCAGATTGTAAACCGGCTGATTGAAAAGGGCTATGTATACCCGAAAATTATAGAAATCGCTTACTGCCCGAAGTGTAACCGCTTCCTTCCTGACCGCTATGTGGAAGGAGCCTGCCCTCACTGCGGAGAAACAGCCAGAGGCGATGAATGTGACCAGGGATGCGGAAAACACCTCGAACCTGGAGAGCTTCTGAACCCTGTATGTACTATCTGCGGAGGGCCTGCAGAGTACCGTCAGCAGGAACACTTCTTTTTCAAACTTTCCGAGTTCAGCGACTATCTGATGGATTACCTCTCAAATGACCTGGGAGGTACAACTAATGCTATAAATTACGCACTTGGCTGGGTAAAGCAGGGGCTTACGGACTGGTGTATCACAAGAAACCTTGAATGGGGAGTTAAATTCCCGGGGCATGAAGACCTTGTGGTTTATGTCTGGGTGGATGCCCCTATAGGATACATGGCTTTCACTGAGGAATGGGCTGCAAAGACAGGGGATTCCTGGGAAAAATTCTGGAAAGAGGACGGAGAAATAGTTCACTTTATTGGAGGGGACATTACCTACCACCATTGTATTTTCTGGCCTGCCATGCTTAAAGGTGCAGACTATTCCGTGCCTACCGCCGTTGTGGCTTCAGGTATGGTCAAGATCGAAGAAAAGAAGTTTTCCAAGACCAGAGGTTATGTGGTCTGGGTAGGGGAAGATTATCTTGACCACGGCTTCCACCCCGACCTCCTGAGATATTACCTTGCAAGCTACACCTCCCATACTAAGGAACTGAACTTTTCCTGGCGCGTGCTTCAGGAAAAGATCAATACCGAACTGGTGGCGGTTTTCGGAAACTTCCTGTACAGGACCATGCTCTTTGCTTTTAAGAACTATGGAGAAGTCCCTGAAGGGAAACTGGAACCTGAAATAAGTGCGGAAATTGAAAAGGTAATAAATGAAGTAAAAGCTGCAATGGCTGAGTATGAGTTCAAAAAAGCGGTTGATTCTGCCATGGCTCTTGCGTCTTTCGGGAATATTTACTTCCAGTCCCACGAGCCCTGGAGACTTATAAAAGAAGATCGAGCCGCTTGTGGACAGGTCCTCTACAATTGCCTCCACCTGGCAAAAGCCCTGAGTATTATCTTTGAACCCGTGCTCTCGCAGACCATGGAAACAGCCTGGAAAGGGCTCGGACAGGAAAGTGATATCCATGCTGTGCAGTACGAAGAAGCCCTTGTGCCCCTGAAGGCAGGCACAAAGCTTGCAAAGCCTGAGCTCCTCTTTACCAAACTTGAAGACGACAGGATCGGGGAGATGGAAGAGATCGCAAATCAGAGGGTAAAAGCTGCAGATGCAAAGAAAATTGCGGCAAAGGGAAGCGAAAAGGAGCCTTCAAAGTCAGATGGAATGGGCCCTGCAGAAGAGGCAAAACCAGCCGAAAAAGCCAAAGACGCAGCAAAAACTGAAGAAAATGGGCAAATCGAAACTCTTCCCATGATCAATTATGAAGACTTTGCAAAGCTTGACATCAGAGTAGGAAAAGTCCTTCTTGTCGAACCTATAAAGAAGTCAAAAAAGCTCCTGCGTGTTGAAGTGGATATCGGAGAAGAAAAACCCAGGCAGCTTGTAGCAGGCATGGCTTCGTATTACACTCCCGAAGAGCTTATCGGGAAAAATGTAGTCATACTTGCTAACCTGAAACCTGTCAAACTCTGTGGAGTTGAGTCAAATGGCATGATGCTTGCAGCCGATGATGGCGGAGCTATTGTAGCAGCCCTGATGCCGGACAAAGACATAAAGCCTGGCTCCAGAATAAGGTAA
- the cyaB gene encoding class IV adenylate cyclase, translated as MIEVEVKVRADHSKVRSVLQKLGAIKIGIENQSDSYFAAPHRDFAKTDEALRIRSLDGKAVLTYKGPKLDKVSKTREELETSVDEATTAKILRALGFSEAGMVRKKREVFKAGEITVCLDAVEGLGEFLEVEIIAEDEKDLDISREKLFELLKQFGAGEKDSIRTSYLEMVLDKKIKKL; from the coding sequence ATGATTGAAGTGGAAGTTAAAGTAAGAGCGGATCATTCAAAGGTCCGCTCCGTCCTTCAGAAATTAGGGGCAATAAAAATAGGGATTGAAAATCAGTCAGATTCTTATTTTGCAGCTCCTCACAGGGATTTTGCAAAAACTGACGAGGCGCTCAGGATTCGTTCCCTGGACGGCAAGGCTGTGCTGACCTATAAAGGCCCTAAACTTGACAAAGTCTCCAAAACCCGGGAAGAACTCGAAACTTCTGTAGATGAAGCAACTACTGCAAAAATACTTCGTGCCCTTGGATTCTCGGAAGCCGGGATGGTCCGCAAAAAAAGGGAAGTATTCAAAGCAGGGGAGATAACTGTCTGCCTTGACGCCGTCGAAGGACTGGGAGAATTCCTGGAAGTAGAAATCATAGCTGAAGATGAAAAAGATCTCGACATTTCAAGGGAAAAGCTGTTTGAATTACTAAAACAGTTTGGCGCCGGAGAAAAAGACTCCATCCGGACTTCTTATCTTGAAATGGTACTGGATAAAAAAATTAAAAAACTATAG
- a CDS encoding Zn-ribbon domain-containing OB-fold protein: MSSVPRFWRNLGSRYNLEGTHCKECGEYFYPPRNVCVNCRRMGELEPFKFKGTGEIVTYTLIHTAAEGFENQAPYTLAIIKLDEGPQLTSQVIGDPDKIQIGTRVKSVFRKLGEDGDRGMIYYGTKFIPADA, encoded by the coding sequence ATGTCTTCTGTACCAAGATTCTGGAGAAACCTCGGTAGCAGGTATAACCTTGAAGGGACCCACTGCAAGGAATGTGGGGAATATTTCTATCCCCCGCGCAATGTTTGCGTAAACTGCAGGCGCATGGGTGAACTCGAACCATTCAAATTCAAAGGCACCGGCGAAATAGTAACCTATACATTGATTCACACGGCTGCGGAAGGTTTTGAAAACCAGGCTCCCTATACCCTTGCAATTATTAAACTGGATGAAGGGCCCCAGCTGACCTCCCAGGTGATTGGCGACCCTGATAAAATCCAGATTGGAACGCGGGTTAAGTCCGTGTTCAGGAAGCTAGGGGAAGACGGCGATCGCGGCATGATTTACTACGGCACTAAATTCATCCCTGCAGATGCCTGA
- a CDS encoding thiolase domain-containing protein, giving the protein MRDVAIIGIKNTKFGELWERSLRDIVVEAGIGAIEDTSVSGKDIDALYVGNMSGGRFVDQEHIGALIADYSGLSRNLHVPATRVEAACASGGLALRQAIMSVASGYSDIVVAAGAEKMTDVGSEEASSALAAAADREWEGMAGATFPGLYAMIAKLHMHRYGTTSEQLAEVAVKNHKNGCFNPIAQYKNGITVDDVLNSIMVADPLHIFDCSPITDGASALVLAPADVAHKYTDTPIYIKATAQASDTLALHDRRDITTLDATVMAAKRAYSMAKLKPEDIDLVEVHDCFTIAEICAIEDLGFAEKGKGGIVTENGETEIGGRIPVNTSGGLKACGHPVGATGIKQAVEIATQLRGDAGKRQVAGAEYGMTHNVGGSGATAVIHIFSRER; this is encoded by the coding sequence ATGAGAGACGTAGCAATTATCGGAATAAAGAATACAAAATTTGGGGAACTCTGGGAGCGTTCCCTGAGAGACATAGTCGTAGAAGCCGGAATCGGAGCGATTGAAGATACAAGTGTAAGTGGAAAAGATATCGATGCTCTTTATGTAGGAAACATGAGTGGAGGCCGATTTGTTGATCAGGAGCACATCGGTGCCCTTATAGCAGACTATTCAGGACTTTCGAGAAACCTTCATGTTCCAGCTACCAGAGTGGAGGCTGCCTGTGCATCCGGAGGGCTTGCCCTGCGCCAGGCTATAATGTCCGTGGCTTCAGGCTACAGTGATATCGTAGTCGCGGCAGGAGCAGAAAAGATGACTGATGTCGGATCTGAAGAGGCATCTTCAGCTCTTGCAGCAGCTGCTGACCGGGAATGGGAAGGCATGGCAGGAGCAACCTTCCCCGGGCTTTATGCAATGATTGCAAAGCTGCACATGCACAGGTATGGAACTACAAGCGAACAGCTTGCAGAAGTAGCCGTTAAGAACCACAAAAACGGGTGTTTCAACCCTATTGCCCAGTACAAAAATGGAATTACCGTGGACGACGTACTGAACTCAATAATGGTAGCCGACCCGTTACATATTTTTGACTGTTCTCCCATAACAGACGGAGCGTCTGCACTTGTTCTGGCTCCTGCAGACGTTGCCCACAAATATACTGATACTCCCATTTACATTAAGGCAACAGCACAGGCAAGTGACACACTTGCCCTTCATGACAGAAGAGACATCACAACTCTGGACGCAACCGTGATGGCTGCAAAGAGGGCATATTCCATGGCAAAATTGAAGCCTGAAGACATCGACCTCGTAGAGGTGCATGACTGCTTTACCATTGCCGAAATCTGCGCAATTGAAGACCTCGGATTTGCCGAGAAAGGGAAAGGCGGAATTGTCACAGAAAATGGGGAAACTGAGATTGGAGGTCGAATCCCTGTCAACACATCCGGTGGACTGAAAGCCTGCGGACATCCCGTAGGAGCAACCGGCATAAAGCAGGCTGTGGAAATTGCAACCCAGCTGCGTGGAGATGCGGGAAAACGCCAGGTTGCAGGGGCTGAGTATGGAATGACCCACAATGTAGGAGGGTCAGGAGCGACCGCAGTAATACATATTTTCTCGAGGGAGAGGTGA